One genomic segment of Anser cygnoides isolate HZ-2024a breed goose chromosome 20, Taihu_goose_T2T_genome, whole genome shotgun sequence includes these proteins:
- the REXO4 gene encoding RNA exonuclease 4, with protein MAKRGPAEPGAAGPSPGARGKGKRKKFWRRPAEPAAPQGPKMATALPRSPQEFSANWKALQELLKQKANNSDESHSACQTHTKKKHPLKEGTSQQVPVSKGNENVAKPKSANKKEDGPAKDGPPLDKKKSKAVAADKNLKPKSTNKTDNSSAKDNPPLAKPKSKKVATDKNLNGTKSNGKSCKEKRKNGNIEKEKGDVKHKKRKAEAVEQQPKEADIWFDDVDPKDIEAAIGPEAAEVARRKLGLKTGRSEQSVERVLVKEKSSDGLTRTVAMDCEMVGVGPKGEDSIVARVSIVNQFGKCVYDKYVKPTEEVTDYRTAVSGIRPENVKTGEDFKTVQKEVADILNGRILVGHALHNDLKVLFLDHPKKKMRDTQKYKPFRQRVKSARPSLKLLCERLLNVQVQTSEHSSVQDAQAAMRLYTLEKKQWEAAIKNKSKDKL; from the exons ATGGCAAAACGGGGCCCCGCGgagcccggggctgcggggccgagcCCCGGGGCCCGCGGGAAAGgcaagaggaagaaattctggCGGCGCCCCGCGGAGCCTGCCGCCCCGCAGGGCCCTAAGATGGCGACGgccctgccccgcagcccccaggagTTCTCCGCCAACTGGAAGGCGCTGCAGGAG CTACTgaaacaaaaggcaaataacTCGGATGAGTCCCACTCTGCATGtcaaacacacaccaaaaagaAGCATCCGCTCAAAGAGGGGACCAGCCAACAAGTTCCAGTTAGCAAAGGGAATGAGAACGTGGCAAAGCCCAAATCcgcaaacaaaaaggaagatggTCCTGCTAAAGACGGTCCTCCTTTGGATAAGAAAAAATCCAAGGCGGTTGCAGCGGACAAGAATTTAAAGCCCAAATCCACAAATAAAACGGACAACAGTTCTGCGAAAGACAATCCTCCTTTGGCTAAGCCAAAATCCAAGAAGGTTGCAACGGACAAGAATTTAAACGGCAccaaaagcaatggaaaaagctgcaaggaaaaaaggaagaatggcAATATTGAAAAGGAGAAGGGTGATGTAAAACATAAGAAGAGGAAAGCTGAAGCTGTGGAGCAGCAGCCCAAAGA GGCTGACATCTGGTTTGATGATGTTGATCCAAAAGATATTGAAGCAGCAATAGGACCTGAAGCAGCAGAAGTTGCTAGAAGAAAACTGGGACTTAAAACAGGCCGATCCGAACAGTCTGTGGAGCGGGTGCtggttaaagaaaaatcttctgaTGG gctgACAAGAACAGTAGCCATGGACTGTGAGATGGTGGGAGTGGGACCAAAGGGTGAAGACAGTATTGTGGCTCGAGTGTCCATTGTGAACCAGTTTGGAAAGTGCGTTTACGATAAGTATGTCAAACCTACAGAAGAGGTGACGGATTACAGAACTGCTGTTAGTGGCATACGTCCTGAGAACGTAAAGACAG gtgaagattttaaaacagttcAGAAGGAGGTTGCTGATATCTTGAATGGAAGGATTTTAGTTGGGCATGCTTTACACAATGACCTAAAG GTCCTATTTCTCGATCATCCTAAGAAGAAAATGCGtgacacacaaaaatataaaccTTTCAGACAGAGAGTCAAG tctgCACGGCCATCATTGAAGCTGCTCTGTGAAAGACTGCTAAATGTTCAAGTGCAGACATCAGAGCACAGCTCG